Proteins from a single region of Paenibacillus sp. BIHB 4019:
- a CDS encoding ATP-binding protein produces MHALFRNEKIQMVGIALATAIGAEFRITPFSGDFYRIGLGVSIFLFCLLQFRHLSFVKTGFLAGIAAVIFQSVEWLIYTHSTSILASLQNNAPAALYYTFFAWCIGKLLERSKEIQPLALGAFVTLVDFSSNLLELLFRNMFLGTAPYHFNELALLLITAVIRSYFVIGLYNSMAIQQFKMLHAEQEKRMEQMLNVGSSLYGEAFYLRKSMDNIEGITASSFELYDKLRQEQPELGKQALVVTQQIHEVKKDTQRILAGLLKLFHNETLTQMSLEEVVHYVRKGNVEYSEMLGKRIVFKQQVALDLITPHYIALLTILNNLVANAVEAIEYSGSIDIEISQHSGKLIMIVADSGKGIPPEELELVFEPGFTTKFDQTGIAATGIGLSHVRDIICSFKGSIRAEQLDDRPGTAFIAELSLAALNHHDTTPNLKEALHVH; encoded by the coding sequence ATGCATGCTTTATTTCGCAATGAAAAAATACAAATGGTCGGCATCGCGCTTGCAACAGCTATAGGCGCCGAATTTAGAATTACACCATTTAGCGGGGATTTTTACCGCATTGGACTTGGCGTCAGCATCTTTTTGTTTTGTCTGCTGCAATTTCGCCATCTTTCGTTTGTGAAAACAGGCTTTCTGGCCGGCATTGCCGCTGTCATTTTCCAATCCGTGGAGTGGCTGATCTACACGCATTCCACATCCATTTTGGCGAGCCTGCAAAATAATGCTCCCGCCGCCCTGTACTATACGTTCTTTGCCTGGTGTATCGGCAAGCTGCTCGAACGGTCCAAGGAAATTCAGCCGCTGGCGCTGGGCGCATTCGTTACGCTTGTAGATTTTTCCTCCAATTTGCTGGAGCTCTTGTTTCGAAATATGTTTCTCGGCACAGCGCCCTATCACTTTAATGAACTGGCTCTGCTGCTCATTACGGCCGTCATACGCAGCTATTTTGTCATCGGGCTATACAACAGCATGGCGATCCAGCAGTTCAAGATGCTTCATGCCGAGCAGGAGAAACGTATGGAGCAAATGCTGAATGTCGGTTCCAGCTTGTATGGAGAAGCATTCTACCTGCGGAAATCGATGGATAATATTGAAGGCATTACAGCGAGCAGCTTCGAGCTGTACGACAAGCTGCGGCAGGAGCAGCCTGAGCTTGGCAAGCAGGCGCTCGTCGTCACCCAGCAAATTCATGAGGTTAAAAAAGATACACAGCGCATTCTCGCCGGGCTGCTGAAGCTGTTCCATAATGAGACGCTTACCCAGATGAGCCTTGAAGAGGTTGTGCATTATGTGAGGAAAGGCAATGTGGAATATAGCGAAATGCTGGGGAAAAGGATTGTTTTCAAGCAGCAGGTGGCGCTTGATCTGATTACGCCTCATTATATTGCGCTGCTCACGATTCTGAACAACTTGGTGGCAAATGCCGTTGAAGCCATTGAATATAGCGGCTCCATTGACATTGAAATCAGCCAGCACAGCGGCAAGCTGATTATGATCGTTGCCGATTCCGGCAAAGGCATACCGCCTGAGGAATTAGAGCTTGTGTTCGAGCCGGGCTTTACGACCAAATTTGATCAAACGGGAATTGCAGCCACCGGCATCGGATTATCCCATGTGCGAGATATTATTTGTTCATTTAAAGGCTCGATTCGCGCAGAACAGCTGGATGATAGGCCGGGCACCGCTTTTATCGCCGAGTTGTCGCTTGCTGCGCTAAACCATCATGATACAACGCCAAACTTGAAGGAGGCCCTCCATGTCCATTAG
- the kduI gene encoding 5-dehydro-4-deoxy-D-glucuronate isomerase, which produces MEIRHTTNPTDVKQYTTERLRQEFLIESLFEQDRLTSVYTHYDRMVVGGAFPVNEKLALEAGDTLKTEYFLERREIGFLNIGGDAVITVDGESYELSRLDVLYVGKGKRDVQLASKDKANPAKLYFCSALAHAEYPTRKMTMEEANPTHLGSLETSNERVLYKYIHGDGIQSCQLMLGVTSLKTGSVWNTMPSHVHDRRMEAYLYFDVNQDARVFHMMGEPSETRHLVVANEQAIISPPWSIHSGVGTSNYTFCWSMAGENYTFTDMDAVKMEELK; this is translated from the coding sequence ATGGAAATTCGCCACACCACTAACCCAACGGATGTTAAGCAATATACGACGGAGCGTCTTCGTCAAGAATTTTTGATCGAGAGCCTGTTTGAGCAGGATCGTCTTACTTCGGTTTACACGCACTATGACCGCATGGTTGTTGGCGGCGCGTTCCCTGTGAACGAGAAGCTGGCACTGGAAGCGGGAGATACGCTGAAAACCGAATATTTTCTGGAGCGCCGCGAAATTGGCTTCCTGAACATTGGCGGCGATGCCGTTATTACGGTTGATGGCGAGTCGTACGAGCTGAGCCGTCTTGATGTTTTATATGTAGGCAAAGGCAAGCGCGATGTGCAGCTGGCAAGCAAGGACAAAGCGAATCCAGCGAAGCTGTATTTCTGTTCGGCACTGGCGCATGCGGAATATCCGACTCGCAAAATGACGATGGAAGAAGCGAATCCGACTCACCTCGGTTCCCTGGAAACATCCAACGAGCGCGTATTGTACAAGTATATCCATGGCGATGGCATTCAAAGCTGTCAATTAATGCTGGGCGTAACAAGCCTCAAAACAGGAAGCGTTTGGAACACGATGCCTTCGCACGTGCATGACCGTCGTATGGAAGCTTACCTCTACTTCGATGTGAACCAAGATGCACGCGTATTCCATATGATGGGCGAGCCTTCGGAGACGAGACATCTGGTCGTTGCCAATGAGCAGGCGATTATTTCGCCGCCATGGTCAATCCACTCGGGCGTGGGCACAAGCAACTATACGTTCTGCTGGTCGATGGCAGGCGAGAACTACACGTTCACGGATATGGATGCTGTGAAAATGGAAGAGCTTAAGTAA
- a CDS encoding DeoR/GlpR family DNA-binding transcription regulator codes for MLAAERHRQIIIQLEEKGSVKVSELSERFKVTEKTVREDLERLEEKGLLKRMHGGAVLPPDDESLLPLQYPNSKHQQEKAAIAEQALTHIAENDIIALDAGSTTLEIARRLKNMPLTVLTNDLLIIRELTAKEQIRLVIPGGYRFQNLLIGTDWQEWVKRLNVHKLFLSTTGIHLEYGLTIFTEELAKLKQVYMECSRDIYCVADHSKFDKGALLTFAELKDVHTIITDSHIDPAVAAKYEQQGVRIEKA; via the coding sequence ATGCTTGCCGCTGAACGTCATCGACAAATTATTATTCAGCTGGAGGAGAAGGGCAGCGTCAAAGTATCCGAGCTGAGCGAGCGTTTCAAGGTGACGGAAAAGACGGTACGCGAGGATTTGGAGCGGCTGGAGGAGAAGGGACTGCTCAAGCGCATGCATGGCGGAGCGGTGCTTCCTCCAGATGATGAGAGCTTGCTGCCTTTGCAATATCCGAACAGCAAGCATCAGCAAGAGAAGGCGGCAATCGCCGAGCAGGCGTTAACCCATATTGCTGAAAATGATATTATTGCGCTGGATGCTGGCAGCACGACGCTGGAAATCGCGCGGCGGCTCAAAAACATGCCGCTGACTGTACTGACCAACGACTTGCTTATTATTCGCGAGCTGACGGCGAAGGAACAGATCCGCCTCGTTATTCCGGGCGGATACCGTTTTCAAAATTTGCTCATCGGTACGGACTGGCAGGAGTGGGTCAAGCGGCTGAATGTCCATAAGCTGTTTTTATCGACGACGGGTATTCATCTGGAGTATGGGCTGACGATTTTCACCGAGGAGCTGGCCAAGCTCAAGCAGGTTTATATGGAATGCTCGCGCGATATTTATTGCGTAGCTGACCACAGCAAGTTCGACAAGGGTGCGCTGCTTACGTTTGCCGAATTGAAGGATGTCCATACGATCATTACCGATTCGCACATAGATCCGGCTGTCGCTGCCAAATACGAGCAGCAGGGCGTGCGAATTGAAAAGGCCTGA
- the kduD gene encoding 2-dehydro-3-deoxy-D-gluconate 5-dehydrogenase KduD, with amino-acid sequence MSFFDLTGKTAIVTGAGRGLGAAIAIGLARAGADIALVTNSTPPADVEKEIQALGRKTVSIQADVSDRSLLPGIIDQTLAGLGRLDILVNNAGIIRRTPAADHSFEDWQAVLDVNLNSVYVLSQLAGRHMIEQGSGKIINIASMLSFQGGINVPGYTASKHAVAGLTKALGNEWASKNVQVNAIAPGYMSTDNTEALREDPVRSKQILDRIPAARWGESEDMMGPAIFLASAASNYMNGHVLCVDGGWMNR; translated from the coding sequence ATGAGCTTTTTCGATTTGACAGGAAAAACTGCAATTGTGACAGGCGCCGGACGTGGTCTGGGCGCGGCAATTGCGATAGGCTTGGCGAGAGCGGGAGCAGATATTGCGCTGGTTACGAACAGCACGCCTCCTGCAGACGTTGAGAAGGAAATTCAGGCGCTTGGCCGCAAAACGGTATCGATTCAAGCGGACGTATCTGACCGCAGCCTGCTGCCGGGCATTATCGATCAGACGCTGGCGGGACTTGGACGCCTCGACATCTTGGTCAATAACGCGGGCATTATCCGCCGCACGCCTGCTGCTGATCACAGCTTTGAGGATTGGCAAGCGGTGCTTGACGTCAATCTGAACTCGGTCTATGTGCTCAGCCAGCTGGCTGGCCGCCATATGATTGAGCAGGGCTCAGGCAAAATCATCAACATCGCTTCGATGCTGTCCTTCCAAGGAGGCATCAATGTGCCGGGCTACACAGCGAGCAAGCACGCGGTTGCTGGTTTGACCAAGGCGCTTGGCAACGAGTGGGCTTCGAAAAACGTGCAGGTGAACGCGATTGCTCCGGGCTACATGAGCACGGACAACACCGAGGCGCTTCGCGAGGACCCGGTGCGCAGCAAGCAAATTCTCGACCGTATCCCTGCCGCTCGTTGGGGCGAATCCGAAGACATGATGGGGCCGGCGATTTTCCTCGCCTCCGCTGCATCAAACTATATGAATGGCCACGTCCTCTGCGTAGATGGCGGTTGGATGAACCGCTAG
- a CDS encoding polysaccharide deacetylase family protein, whose amino-acid sequence MKFKPELEKSTGEINPGNKPRLSRKRKLRYRRISIVVIVLASMIFGIIYLLFSCATDEIRGDLYPISKKQPSMQSLNIHSSRTPDEVPVSHKVVYLTFDDGPSKYTNEILDILKEYQARATFFMIGAQLDGHKNEVQRMVIEGSYPGLHSMSHDFNILYKSGSSTPFIEEFQREQQLVEDIVGFAPNLIRAPYGSEPQIDEEFRGDISASGFRMWDWTVDSMDWSFAGEPDKIVELVRNNVHRDREVILMHERKQTLEALPRILKFLQEAGYEFNVYDPNNPFIANFSGDSRL is encoded by the coding sequence TTGAAATTCAAACCCGAACTAGAAAAATCGACTGGAGAAATCAATCCAGGAAACAAACCTCGTCTATCGCGAAAGAGAAAACTTCGATACCGAAGAATTAGTATCGTTGTAATCGTACTCGCAAGCATGATTTTTGGAATCATCTATCTATTATTCAGCTGCGCTACCGACGAGATTCGGGGCGATTTATACCCGATTTCTAAGAAACAACCATCCATGCAAAGCCTAAATATCCATTCATCTCGAACGCCGGATGAAGTTCCTGTTTCCCATAAGGTGGTATACCTCACGTTTGATGATGGGCCAAGCAAATATACAAACGAGATTCTGGATATTCTAAAAGAGTATCAAGCAAGAGCAACTTTCTTCATGATTGGAGCACAGTTGGATGGGCACAAGAACGAAGTTCAGCGAATGGTCATCGAAGGCAGCTATCCTGGACTACATAGTATGTCGCATGACTTCAACATATTGTATAAGAGTGGTAGTTCAACTCCGTTTATTGAGGAATTTCAAAGAGAACAGCAGCTAGTGGAAGACATTGTAGGTTTCGCCCCGAATCTGATTCGAGCCCCATATGGGAGTGAACCACAGATCGATGAGGAGTTTCGCGGAGATATATCCGCATCCGGTTTTCGAATGTGGGATTGGACCGTGGATTCTATGGACTGGAGTTTTGCAGGGGAGCCGGACAAAATAGTAGAGCTGGTACGTAATAACGTGCATCGAGATCGGGAAGTGATTTTAATGCATGAACGCAAGCAAACCTTGGAGGCCTTACCACGCATTTTGAAGTTCCTCCAAGAGGCGGGCTATGAGTTTAATGTGTACGATCCCAACAATCCCTTTATAGCCAATTTTAGCGGTGACTCGCGTTTGTAA
- a CDS encoding DMT family transporter codes for MTRKTVFLGSALCLTASVSWGAMFPVAHSALQHMDPLYFSMIRYFIVTVILICFLLLKEGRPAFRFEGKGLKLLFYGTMAFTVYNFLVFSGQHLMGESGTITASIMEVLMPLISILIIWYRTKNKPTKSTLITISIALIGALLVITNGSLLFFTAAAQQLLPVLLIFFGVVGWVLYSLGGSEFKSWSTLRYSTLTCLLGTTTSMIIVVFASLFHLITVPDWSTLVSVKYEMSFMALMPGLVALLSWNAGLKALAPVNGILFISLVPITTFIIMSFQGYSISLNEFYGALLVIFALIQNNFNQRKIVKSHMKVELRATQDNV; via the coding sequence TTGACTAGAAAGACCGTTTTTTTAGGATCAGCACTATGTCTGACCGCAAGCGTTTCATGGGGAGCCATGTTCCCGGTAGCGCATAGCGCACTGCAACATATGGATCCGCTGTATTTTTCAATGATTCGATATTTCATCGTTACCGTTATTCTCATCTGTTTTTTGTTGCTGAAAGAGGGAAGGCCGGCTTTTCGTTTTGAAGGAAAAGGTCTGAAGCTCCTCTTTTATGGGACAATGGCATTTACAGTGTATAATTTTTTGGTTTTCTCGGGTCAGCATCTCATGGGAGAATCGGGCACAATTACAGCCTCCATTATGGAAGTGCTAATGCCCTTGATTTCCATCCTTATTATTTGGTACAGAACAAAAAACAAACCTACTAAATCTACGTTGATTACGATTAGTATCGCTTTAATCGGCGCGTTGCTCGTAATAACGAATGGGAGCCTTTTATTCTTTACAGCGGCTGCACAACAGCTTCTCCCCGTACTGCTCATTTTCTTCGGTGTCGTGGGCTGGGTGCTTTATTCTTTAGGCGGCAGCGAGTTTAAAAGCTGGTCGACGCTAAGATATTCAACACTAACCTGTTTGTTGGGAACGACAACATCAATGATCATCGTTGTATTCGCATCCCTATTCCATCTGATCACAGTTCCAGACTGGAGCACACTCGTATCTGTTAAATACGAGATGTCGTTCATGGCTCTCATGCCTGGGCTTGTAGCTTTACTAAGCTGGAATGCGGGCCTTAAAGCATTGGCTCCCGTCAATGGCATCCTGTTTATTAGCTTAGTCCCTATAACAACGTTTATTATCATGAGTTTTCAGGGATATTCGATAAGCCTTAATGAATTTTATGGTGCTTTACTCGTGATCTTCGCCTTGATTCAAAATAATTTCAATCAGCGGAAAATAGTAAAATCTCATATGAAGGTTGAGTTAAGGGCAACTCAGGATAATGTGTAA
- a CDS encoding LysR family transcriptional regulator, whose translation MELNDLKIFKTVADLGSVSQAAIELNYVQSNVTARIKRLEKELQTELFYRHKRGMVLNTEGKRLIVYVEEVLGKLEEIQRVFQDTAAPSGVLNIGIVETVMRLPGILSSYLEKHPNVDLSLTVGVTEQLLQDVTSMKLDGAFVTGPVKHPLIDCHEVLREELILVSKSDTFSMQDITVKPLLLFNKGCGYRERLESWLKEEGIIPRQIMQFGSFETIIGSITAGIGITVVPKSSVRRLVDEGMIHGFSMPQSYNEITTVFIRRKDSLLTNTLRSFIEELQLV comes from the coding sequence ATGGAACTCAATGACTTGAAAATTTTTAAAACAGTTGCTGATTTAGGCAGTGTTAGTCAAGCCGCAATTGAATTAAATTATGTTCAGTCCAACGTAACCGCAAGAATAAAGCGGCTGGAAAAAGAACTTCAGACAGAATTGTTTTATCGACATAAGCGGGGAATGGTGTTAAATACGGAGGGAAAACGATTAATTGTATACGTGGAAGAAGTATTAGGGAAATTGGAAGAAATACAGCGTGTTTTTCAGGATACAGCTGCCCCATCAGGGGTCCTCAATATTGGTATTGTAGAAACGGTAATGAGACTGCCAGGAATTTTATCCTCGTACCTTGAAAAGCACCCGAATGTAGATTTGTCGCTGACGGTCGGTGTGACCGAGCAATTGCTTCAAGATGTGACGAGCATGAAGTTAGACGGCGCTTTTGTTACGGGGCCTGTGAAGCATCCGTTAATCGATTGCCACGAGGTTTTACGAGAAGAACTTATTCTCGTCTCAAAGAGCGACACTTTTTCCATGCAAGACATCACGGTAAAGCCGCTGTTGCTATTCAACAAAGGATGCGGTTATCGGGAAAGACTGGAAAGCTGGTTGAAAGAAGAGGGGATTATTCCAAGGCAGATCATGCAGTTCGGATCGTTTGAAACCATTATTGGAAGCATTACGGCTGGAATCGGTATTACAGTTGTTCCTAAATCCTCTGTACGACGATTGGTTGATGAAGGAATGATCCATGGTTTCAGTATGCCTCAATCCTATAATGAGATTACGACTGTATTTATTCGTCGAAAAGATTCGTTATTAACGAACACGCTTCGTTCATTTATAGAAGAATTGCAGCTTGTCTAA
- a CDS encoding malate:quinone oxidoreductase → MSNRQTKTDVILIGAGIMSATLGSLLKELVPDWEITVIERLASAGEESSNEWNNAGTGHSSLCELNYTVEKADGSVDISKAIKVNEEYQVSKQFWSYLVDSNLIRNPRDFITPLPHMSLVQGDKDVTFLKKRFEALSNNPLFQGMEYSEDPGKLLEWIPLIMKDRTLNGPIAATRIESGTDVNFGALTRMLFTHLKSKNVDIKYKHNVDDIKRASDGSWELKVRNVDNGAVERQHAKFVFIGGGGGSLHLLQKSGIPEGRGIGGFPVSGIFMVCKKPEIVAQHHAKVYGQAPVGAPPMSVPHLDTRFIDKKESLFFGPFAGFSPKFLKNGSMMDLLASVKTDNLVTMMAAGVKNMSLTQYLIKEVMQSKEQRMEALRQFVPNAKSEDWELVIAGQRVQVIKDTAAGKGTLQFGTEVINAADGSIAALLGASPGASTAVSVMLELMGKCFPQHMKAWEPKIKEMIPSYGVQLLNNPELISEIHTSTARTLDLGSERDPVKQASF, encoded by the coding sequence ATGAGCAACAGACAAACCAAAACAGACGTTATCTTAATTGGTGCCGGTATTATGAGTGCGACTTTGGGGTCACTGCTGAAGGAATTAGTACCGGACTGGGAAATCACAGTAATTGAGCGGCTTGCAAGCGCAGGGGAAGAAAGCTCGAATGAATGGAATAATGCAGGAACAGGCCATTCTTCCTTGTGCGAGCTTAACTACACCGTCGAGAAAGCAGACGGCTCCGTAGACATTAGCAAAGCTATAAAAGTAAATGAAGAGTATCAGGTTTCCAAGCAGTTTTGGTCCTATCTTGTGGACAGCAATTTAATCCGCAATCCGCGGGACTTTATTACGCCATTGCCTCATATGAGCTTAGTCCAAGGGGATAAAGATGTAACGTTTTTGAAGAAGCGTTTTGAAGCGTTGTCTAACAATCCTTTGTTTCAAGGAATGGAGTATTCCGAAGATCCGGGCAAGCTGCTGGAATGGATTCCGCTAATTATGAAGGACCGGACCTTGAATGGGCCTATAGCGGCTACAAGAATTGAATCCGGTACGGATGTTAACTTTGGCGCTTTAACGCGCATGTTGTTTACCCACTTGAAGAGCAAAAATGTCGATATCAAATACAAGCATAATGTGGATGATATTAAACGTGCTAGCGACGGCTCGTGGGAATTGAAAGTACGCAATGTAGATAATGGTGCTGTTGAGCGACAGCATGCGAAATTCGTCTTTATCGGCGGCGGGGGCGGAAGCCTGCATTTGCTGCAAAAATCCGGCATTCCTGAAGGAAGAGGCATTGGAGGATTTCCGGTAAGCGGCATATTCATGGTGTGTAAAAAACCGGAAATCGTCGCGCAGCATCATGCAAAAGTTTACGGCCAAGCTCCAGTTGGCGCGCCACCGATGTCGGTTCCGCATCTGGACACTAGGTTTATCGACAAGAAGGAATCGTTGTTTTTTGGTCCCTTTGCCGGTTTCTCGCCAAAGTTTTTGAAAAACGGCTCGATGATGGACTTGCTGGCTTCCGTAAAAACGGATAATTTGGTTACGATGATGGCAGCAGGCGTGAAAAATATGTCATTGACCCAATATTTGATCAAGGAAGTTATGCAATCGAAAGAACAGCGCATGGAAGCTTTACGCCAATTTGTCCCGAACGCCAAAAGCGAAGATTGGGAGCTAGTTATAGCCGGCCAGCGTGTGCAAGTCATTAAAGATACAGCTGCCGGCAAAGGAACGCTGCAGTTTGGTACGGAAGTCATTAATGCCGCTGATGGCTCGATAGCTGCCTTGCTCGGCGCATCTCCGGGTGCTTCAACCGCTGTTTCCGTTATGCTTGAGCTGATGGGGAAATGCTTCCCGCAGCATATGAAAGCATGGGAACCGAAAATTAAAGAAATGATTCCTTCCTATGGCGTGCAGCTGTTGAACAATCCAGAGCTTATAAGCGAAATTCATACTTCAACAGCACGGACGCTTGATCTGGGCAGTGAACGGGACCCAGTCAAGCAGGCTTCTTTCTAA
- a CDS encoding glucose 1-dehydrogenase, which produces MGRLTGKVAIITGAASGMGLAGAQLFAKEGAKVVVTDVVEDVLQAKVSEMVENGGDAIALKLDVSSPESWNAVVEATIAKYGKIDILVNNAGIHIAKGVLEAELADWDKVMSINTSGVWLGMKAVIPHMQKNGRGSIVNTSSIAAIIGGIADAQGAAYSASKGAVRSLTKHTAQWFAKDNIRVNSVHPGAVFTGMVEKAGIKSQVEMGEHYKNLAPLPPHAGESLDIAYAYLYLASDESKFVTGIELPVDGGWISN; this is translated from the coding sequence ATGGGTAGATTGACAGGTAAAGTAGCCATTATTACAGGGGCGGCCAGCGGCATGGGGCTTGCTGGAGCACAATTATTTGCCAAAGAAGGCGCAAAGGTTGTCGTAACGGATGTAGTCGAGGACGTGCTGCAAGCTAAAGTGAGCGAAATGGTGGAAAATGGCGGAGACGCAATTGCATTGAAGCTGGACGTATCCAGTCCTGAATCGTGGAACGCGGTTGTAGAAGCAACGATTGCCAAATACGGAAAAATCGATATTCTCGTTAACAATGCGGGCATTCATATCGCCAAGGGCGTTTTGGAAGCTGAGTTGGCGGATTGGGATAAAGTGATGTCCATTAACACTTCAGGCGTATGGCTTGGCATGAAAGCAGTCATTCCGCATATGCAAAAAAATGGACGAGGGTCGATTGTGAATACGTCGTCCATTGCAGCGATTATCGGCGGAATTGCTGATGCGCAGGGTGCGGCATACAGTGCATCCAAAGGTGCGGTACGCTCACTGACTAAACATACAGCTCAATGGTTTGCCAAAGATAACATTCGTGTCAATTCCGTACATCCGGGAGCGGTATTTACGGGGATGGTCGAGAAAGCCGGCATTAAATCGCAGGTTGAAATGGGCGAGCATTACAAAAACCTGGCGCCTTTGCCTCCACATGCCGGCGAATCGCTGGATATTGCCTATGCTTACTTGTATTTGGCTTCGGACGAATCCAAGTTCGTAACGGGTATTGAACTGCCTGTCGATGGCGGTTGGATCAGCAACTAA
- a CDS encoding TetR/AcrR family transcriptional regulator: protein MRHSSPSIDRRVHKSKAALKQALLENMLRKSFEDISITDIVKAADLNRGTFYKHYAIKEELLDDILADVMTDLIQSYRSPYLHYQNFDIQSLSASAIKIFDHVLANATVYTLLVTTGILANFRNTVYETLKRLYLDDVTEMSPNPKIDKELLACYQANAVFGLIAEWVQSHFKYSSSYMAEQLLEFTRLNRAHEVYRSNLAQA, encoded by the coding sequence ATGCGCCATTCATCGCCATCCATAGATCGAAGAGTCCACAAGTCGAAGGCAGCTCTAAAACAGGCCCTGCTCGAAAACATGCTCCGTAAATCGTTCGAGGATATTTCGATTACCGATATCGTGAAGGCTGCCGACTTGAATCGTGGCACGTTTTATAAACATTATGCGATCAAAGAAGAGCTGCTTGATGATATTTTGGCTGATGTGATGACTGATCTTATCCAGTCCTACCGTTCTCCATATTTGCATTATCAAAATTTCGACATACAGAGCTTAAGTGCTTCAGCTATCAAAATTTTTGATCACGTGCTTGCCAATGCTACTGTTTATACATTATTGGTAACAACGGGCATTTTGGCGAACTTCCGCAACACCGTTTACGAAACGCTCAAAAGATTGTATTTGGACGATGTTACTGAAATGTCTCCAAACCCGAAAATTGATAAAGAGCTGCTTGCCTGTTATCAGGCTAATGCTGTCTTCGGCCTCATTGCCGAATGGGTGCAGAGCCATTTTAAATACAGCTCCTCTTATATGGCAGAGCAGTTATTAGAATTTACGCGTTTAAACCGCGCTCATGAAGTTTACCGTTCGAATCTCGCCCAAGCCTAG
- a CDS encoding DUF4180 domain-containing protein: MNITIDQQGSSKVAVIESSDVIIRDVQDALDLMASVNYNHECHKIILQKANITEDFFELKTKLAGEILQKYVNYKVKLAIVGDFDAYDSKSLKDFIYECNNGKQVLFLRDKQEAVNALHNIT, translated from the coding sequence ATGAACATAACTATCGACCAGCAAGGGAGCTCCAAGGTTGCCGTTATAGAAAGCTCTGACGTGATCATCCGCGATGTTCAGGATGCGCTCGATTTAATGGCTTCTGTTAATTACAATCACGAATGCCATAAAATCATCCTCCAAAAAGCAAACATAACGGAGGATTTCTTCGAGCTCAAAACTAAGCTGGCGGGCGAGATTTTGCAGAAATATGTGAACTACAAGGTGAAGCTGGCCATCGTTGGAGATTTTGATGCTTATGACAGCAAGAGCTTGAAGGATTTTATTTATGAATGCAATAACGGCAAGCAGGTACTATTTTTACGGGACAAACAAGAGGCCGTTAACGCTTTGCACAATATAACTTAA